A DNA window from Rhizobium sp. NXC14 contains the following coding sequences:
- the cheR gene encoding protein-glutamate O-methyltransferase CheR: MSAMGAKDQRQGADEVLANGEYPLTRRDLTEIAAMIYSDAGIFLNETKASLVYSRLSKHIRNLGLSGFREYCDLVASPAGAAARREMLSHLTTNFTRFFRENHHFEHLRDHVLPELLQRARSGGRVRIWSAASSDGQEPYSIALTVLSLMPNVADYDFKILATDIDPKILAIARAGAYDESALETVSPAMRKQWFSEVEVQGRRKFQVDDRVKRLITYNELNLMAQWPFKGKFDVIFCRNVVIYFDEPTQMKIWQRFAGLLPEGGHLYIGHSERVSGEAKHVFDNIGITTYRYTTKGLGRKA, encoded by the coding sequence ATGAGTGCAATGGGTGCAAAAGATCAGAGGCAGGGAGCCGATGAGGTGCTGGCTAACGGAGAATATCCGTTGACGCGCCGCGACCTCACGGAAATCGCCGCCATGATCTACTCGGATGCCGGCATCTTCCTCAATGAGACGAAGGCCTCGCTCGTCTATTCGCGTCTGTCCAAGCATATCCGCAATCTTGGTCTGTCGGGTTTCCGTGAATATTGCGACCTTGTGGCTTCGCCGGCCGGCGCCGCGGCGCGCCGCGAAATGCTCTCGCATCTGACGACCAACTTCACTCGCTTCTTCCGCGAAAACCATCATTTCGAGCACCTGCGCGACCATGTTCTGCCGGAACTTCTGCAGCGGGCGAGATCGGGCGGCAGGGTGCGCATCTGGTCGGCCGCCTCCTCCGACGGACAGGAACCCTATTCGATCGCGCTGACCGTCTTATCGCTGATGCCGAATGTCGCCGACTACGACTTTAAGATCCTGGCGACCGACATCGATCCGAAAATCCTCGCCATCGCCCGGGCCGGCGCTTACGACGAGAGTGCGCTCGAAACCGTCTCGCCAGCCATGCGCAAGCAATGGTTTAGCGAAGTCGAGGTGCAGGGCCGCCGCAAGTTCCAGGTGGACGACCGCGTCAAGCGGCTGATCACCTACAACGAACTGAACCTGATGGCGCAATGGCCGTTCAAGGGCAAGTTCGACGTCATCTTCTGCCGCAACGTCGTCATCTATTTCGACGAGCCGACCCAGATGAAGATATGGCAACGTTTCGCCGGCCTGCTGCCGGAAGGCGGCCACCTCTATATCGGCCATTCCGAGCGCGTCTCCGGTGAGGCGAAGCACGTCTTCGACAATATCGGCATCACGACCTATCGCTACACGACCAAGGGTCTCGGGAGGAAGGCATGA
- the cheB gene encoding protein-glutamate O-methylesterase CheB → MSAPARVLVVDDSPTMRGLITAVLSSDPEVSVIGQAGDALEAREAIKRLNPDVVTLDIEMPNMNGLDFLEKIMTLRPMPVIMVSTMTHRGAEATLAALEIGAFDCVGKPGPGEPRPFGDLAEKVKAAARTQRQFSQPAAAVAPPPSVADFRVGRKIVAIGSSTGGVEALIAVLQKFPANCPPTVITQHMPPTFTKSFAERLNRLCAPVVQEATDGARLEIGKIYLAPGGERHLQVSGGSAPCCRLVDRAPVNGHRPSVDVLFDSVAELAGRNAVGVILTGMGRDGAAGLLKMRHAGARTLGQNEKTCVVYGMPRVAHELGAVEQQLPLTAIGEEILKLTAARKEGTE, encoded by the coding sequence ATGAGCGCTCCGGCAAGAGTTCTCGTTGTCGACGACTCGCCGACCATGCGGGGTCTGATTACCGCAGTGCTGAGCTCCGACCCGGAAGTCAGTGTCATCGGCCAGGCCGGCGACGCGCTGGAAGCACGCGAGGCGATCAAACGGTTGAACCCCGACGTCGTGACGCTCGACATCGAGATGCCGAATATGAACGGCCTCGATTTCCTCGAAAAGATCATGACGCTGCGGCCGATGCCGGTGATCATGGTCTCGACGATGACGCATCGCGGCGCCGAAGCGACGCTTGCGGCGCTTGAGATCGGCGCCTTCGATTGCGTCGGCAAACCGGGCCCCGGCGAACCCAGGCCGTTCGGCGATCTCGCCGAGAAGGTCAAGGCGGCCGCGCGCACGCAGCGTCAGTTCTCCCAACCGGCGGCCGCCGTCGCGCCCCCGCCTTCGGTCGCCGATTTTCGCGTCGGCCGCAAGATCGTCGCGATCGGCTCGTCCACAGGCGGCGTCGAGGCGCTGATCGCAGTACTGCAGAAATTCCCGGCAAATTGCCCGCCGACCGTCATCACCCAGCATATGCCGCCGACCTTCACCAAGAGTTTCGCAGAACGGCTGAACCGTCTCTGCGCGCCGGTGGTGCAGGAAGCGACCGACGGCGCCCGTCTCGAGATCGGCAAGATCTATCTGGCGCCGGGCGGCGAACGTCATCTCCAGGTCAGCGGCGGCTCTGCCCCGTGCTGCCGTCTAGTCGACCGGGCGCCTGTCAACGGTCACCGCCCGTCCGTGGACGTGCTCTTTGATTCGGTCGCAGAACTCGCAGGCCGCAACGCCGTCGGCGTGATTCTGACCGGAATGGGCCGCGATGGCGCCGCCGGATTGTTGAAAATGCGCCACGCGGGCGCCAGAACGCTCGGCCAGAACGAAAAAACCTGCGTCGTTTACGGAATGCCAAGGGTTGCTCACGAACTTGGCGCCGTCGAGCAGCAGCTGCCACTGACTGCCATCGGTGAAGAAATACTGAAATTGACAGCCGCCCGAAAGGAAGGGACCGAATAA
- the fliF gene encoding flagellar basal-body MS-ring/collar protein FliF — translation MNLLNQLVQIFKNFGALGRTRLMILGGVGAVSIAIILAAALFVNKPAQETLYVGLDAPDLNQISMALAEANINFQVGTDGSSITVPAGMTGKARLMLAERGLPNSANAGYELFDNVGSLGLTSFMQEVTRVRALEGEIARTIQSISGITAARVHIVMPEVGNFRKAEQKPTASVMIRASAATGRGAATSIRHLVASAVPGLDVDDVTILDSAGQLLASGDEASNSSLNRSLNIVQNVQQEVESNIDKALAPFLGMDNFRSSVTADLNTDAQQIQETVYDPESKVERSVRSTKEAQQSQQRQSDNATTVEQNIPQAAPDAGGSSGPESQDKSDKREEQTNYEINSKTTATTRNSYQVEKLSIAVVVNKGRIAKMVGEPADQAKIDAYIAEMQKIVASAAGIDAKRGDVVTVTAMDFLENQLLEDATGGVRVMDMLSRNLAGIINSLAFVAVAFVVVWMGLRPLVRSVSGNGVGSVLGDATPEAAGLELPDFAPAAGAPGGALMDGFGSDFGFDSTEDLLSLGDDDGNFNRRVKEGPERKLARMVEINEERAAKILRKWAIDDAA, via the coding sequence ATGAATCTGTTAAATCAATTAGTTCAGATATTTAAGAACTTTGGTGCCCTGGGCCGGACGCGCCTGATGATTCTGGGGGGCGTCGGTGCCGTTTCCATCGCAATCATCCTTGCGGCTGCCCTTTTCGTCAACAAACCGGCCCAAGAAACGCTTTACGTCGGTCTCGACGCTCCCGATCTCAACCAGATCAGCATGGCGCTTGCCGAAGCCAACATCAATTTCCAGGTCGGCACGGACGGTTCCAGCATCACCGTTCCCGCCGGTATGACGGGCAAGGCCCGCCTGATGCTTGCCGAGCGCGGCCTGCCGAACAGCGCCAATGCCGGCTATGAACTCTTCGACAATGTCGGCTCCCTCGGCCTGACCTCCTTCATGCAGGAAGTGACGCGGGTTCGAGCGCTGGAAGGCGAAATCGCACGCACCATCCAGTCGATCTCGGGCATAACGGCGGCGCGCGTCCATATCGTCATGCCCGAAGTCGGAAACTTCCGGAAGGCGGAGCAGAAACCGACCGCCTCCGTGATGATTCGCGCCAGCGCCGCCACCGGGCGGGGCGCCGCGACCTCGATCCGTCACCTCGTCGCCTCGGCCGTGCCGGGGCTTGATGTCGATGACGTCACGATTCTTGATTCTGCCGGCCAGCTTCTCGCGTCCGGCGACGAGGCGAGCAACAGCTCGCTGAACCGCTCGCTCAACATTGTCCAGAACGTTCAGCAGGAAGTCGAATCCAACATCGACAAGGCCTTAGCGCCCTTCCTCGGCATGGATAACTTCCGCTCCAGCGTCACCGCCGACCTCAACACCGATGCTCAGCAGATTCAGGAGACGGTCTACGATCCCGAATCCAAGGTCGAACGCTCCGTCCGTTCTACGAAGGAAGCCCAGCAGTCGCAGCAGCGGCAGTCCGACAACGCGACGACCGTCGAACAGAACATTCCCCAGGCGGCCCCTGATGCCGGCGGATCAAGCGGTCCGGAATCTCAGGACAAGTCCGACAAGCGCGAAGAGCAGACCAACTACGAAATCAACAGCAAGACGACGGCCACGACCCGCAACAGCTATCAGGTCGAGAAGCTTTCGATCGCCGTTGTGGTCAACAAAGGTCGCATCGCCAAGATGGTCGGCGAGCCCGCCGACCAGGCCAAGATCGATGCCTATATCGCCGAAATGCAGAAGATCGTCGCTTCGGCGGCCGGCATCGACGCCAAGCGTGGTGATGTCGTCACCGTCACGGCGATGGATTTCCTCGAAAATCAGCTGCTGGAAGACGCCACCGGCGGTGTCCGCGTCATGGATATGCTGAGCCGCAACCTTGCCGGCATCATCAACTCGCTGGCCTTCGTCGCGGTCGCCTTCGTAGTGGTTTGGATGGGCCTGCGGCCGCTGGTACGCAGCGTTAGCGGCAACGGCGTGGGCTCGGTGCTTGGCGACGCCACGCCGGAAGCGGCTGGCCTCGAACTTCCGGACTTCGCGCCGGCGGCCGGCGCCCCTGGAGGTGCCCTCATGGATGGCTTCGGCTCCGATTTCGGCTTCGACAGTACCGAGGATCTGCTCAGCCTCGGCGACGACGACGGCAACTTCAACCGCCGCGTCAAGGAGGGCCCGGAACGCAAGCTTGCCCGCATGGTGGAA
- a CDS encoding chemotaxis protein CheW, with translation MSYAVKSLNQGDRELIAFRIGDQEFCVNIMSVREIRGWTPATAMPHSPAYMLGVINLRGAVLPIIDLAARLGMKPADPTARHVIIVAQVRRKVVGLLVDAVSDILTVTDEIIQPTPEISSDLERQFARGILAIDKRMICLIELEALFSETESEAA, from the coding sequence ATGTCGTACGCTGTAAAAAGTCTGAACCAGGGGGATCGCGAGCTGATCGCGTTCCGCATCGGAGATCAGGAATTTTGCGTGAACATCATGTCGGTCCGCGAAATCCGGGGCTGGACCCCGGCGACCGCGATGCCGCACTCGCCTGCCTATATGCTGGGGGTCATCAACCTGCGCGGCGCGGTGCTGCCGATCATTGATCTTGCCGCTCGTCTCGGCATGAAGCCCGCCGATCCCACAGCCCGCCATGTCATCATCGTTGCCCAGGTCCGCCGCAAAGTCGTCGGCCTCCTCGTCGACGCCGTCTCCGACATTCTGACGGTCACCGACGAGATCATTCAGCCGACGCCCGAAATCTCTTCCGACCTCGAGCGCCAATTTGCCCGGGGCATTCTCGCCATCGACAAGCGCATGATCTGCCTGATCGAACTTGAAGCCCTCTTTTCCGAGACCGAAAGCGAAGCCGCATGA
- the cheD gene encoding chemoreceptor glutamine deamidase CheD has product MITEGAARRVHIIQGEYKVLSDPNAVLSTILGSCVAACLRDPVAGIGGMNHFLLPGSATSPTSGGDATRYGVHLMELLINGLLKQGARRDRLEAKIFGGAKTISTFSNVGEQNAAFAMQFLRDEGIPVVGSSTGGEHGRKLEYWPVSGRARQYPLTGAETQRTVALEQQRPAAPQKPAETSIEFF; this is encoded by the coding sequence ATGATCACTGAGGGGGCAGCCCGCCGCGTGCACATCATTCAGGGCGAGTACAAGGTTCTGAGCGATCCGAATGCGGTTCTCTCGACCATTCTCGGCTCGTGCGTGGCTGCGTGCCTCAGAGATCCCGTCGCCGGCATCGGCGGCATGAACCACTTTCTGCTGCCCGGTTCGGCGACGTCGCCGACATCAGGCGGTGATGCCACACGCTATGGCGTGCATCTGATGGAACTGCTGATCAACGGTCTCCTGAAGCAGGGCGCCCGGCGCGACCGGCTGGAGGCAAAGATCTTCGGCGGCGCAAAGACGATCTCGACGTTCTCCAACGTCGGTGAGCAGAATGCGGCCTTCGCCATGCAGTTCCTGAGGGATGAAGGCATTCCGGTGGTCGGCTCCTCCACCGGGGGAGAGCATGGGCGCAAGCTCGAATATTGGCCGGTCTCCGGTCGAGCCCGGCAATACCCCTTGACCGGCGCCGAAACGCAGAGAACCGTCGCTCTCGAGCAGCAGCGTCCCGCCGCTCCGCAGAAGCCCGCCGAAACCAGTATCGAATTTTTTTGA
- a CDS encoding response regulator, whose product MSIAEKIKVLIVDDQVTSRLLLSDALTQLGFKQITSAGDGEQGMKIMTEQPHHLVISDFNMPKMDGIGFLQAVRTNPNTKKAAFIILTAQGDRALVQKAAQLGANNVLAKPFTIEKMKAAIEAVFGALK is encoded by the coding sequence ATGTCGATCGCGGAGAAAATCAAAGTTCTGATCGTCGATGATCAGGTAACGAGCCGGTTGCTGCTCAGCGACGCGCTGACCCAGCTCGGTTTCAAGCAGATCACATCCGCAGGCGACGGCGAGCAGGGCATGAAAATCATGACCGAGCAGCCGCACCACCTCGTGATCTCCGATTTCAACATGCCGAAGATGGATGGCATCGGCTTCCTCCAGGCCGTGCGCACCAATCCGAACACCAAGAAGGCGGCCTTCATCATCCTCACCGCCCAGGGCGATCGCGCGCTGGTACAGAAGGCGGCTCAGCTCGGCGCCAACAACGTGCTCGCCAAGCCGTTTACGATCGAGAAGATGAAAGCGGCCATCGAAGCCGTGTTTGGAGCTTTGAAATGA